In a genomic window of Methylovirgula sp. 4M-Z18:
- the proB gene encoding glutamate 5-kinase — protein sequence MTKLPRLSSFRRIVVKVGSSLLVDRAKGALRAAWLDALADDLAGLHRAGADVLVVSSGAIALGRTVLKFPPGDLKLEDSQAAAAVGQIALAKTWAEALGSRGITAGQILLTLGDTEERRRYLNARATLARLMEARAVPVINENDTVATSEIRYGDNDRLAARVATMASADLLILLSDITGLYTAPPQSDPNAKLIPLVPRISAEIEAMAGGAASELSRGGMRTKIEAGKIAVTGGAHMVIADGRELHCVRRIADGEPCTWFLTPSNPVTARKKWIAGSLEPRGTLHIDAGAARALRQGKSLLPAGVTRIDGSFARGDCVTIRDALGREIGRGLVAYDALHAEQIKGRQSQEIETVLGFTGRAEMIHRDDMVLAGE from the coding sequence ATGACCAAACTCCCCCGCCTCTCCTCCTTCCGCCGCATCGTCGTCAAAGTCGGCTCGTCACTCCTTGTCGATCGCGCCAAAGGCGCGTTGCGCGCCGCTTGGCTCGATGCCTTGGCCGACGATCTTGCCGGCCTGCATCGGGCCGGCGCCGACGTGCTTGTCGTGTCCTCCGGCGCCATCGCGCTCGGCCGCACTGTGCTCAAATTTCCGCCCGGCGATCTCAAGCTCGAGGACAGCCAGGCCGCCGCCGCCGTCGGGCAGATTGCGCTCGCCAAGACCTGGGCCGAGGCGCTCGGCAGCCGCGGCATCACGGCCGGGCAGATTCTGCTGACCCTCGGCGACACCGAAGAGCGCCGGCGTTACCTGAACGCCCGTGCGACGCTCGCCCGCCTCATGGAGGCGCGTGCAGTTCCAGTAATCAACGAGAACGACACGGTCGCGACGAGCGAAATCCGCTATGGCGACAATGACCGGCTGGCCGCCCGCGTCGCCACCATGGCCTCGGCGGACCTGCTCATTCTGCTCTCCGACATCACCGGCCTGTACACGGCGCCGCCGCAGAGCGATCCCAATGCCAAGCTCATCCCGCTCGTGCCGCGCATCAGCGCCGAGATCGAGGCGATGGCGGGGGGCGCGGCCTCCGAATTGTCGCGCGGCGGCATGCGCACCAAGATTGAGGCAGGCAAGATCGCCGTCACCGGCGGCGCCCATATGGTCATCGCCGATGGCCGCGAGTTGCATTGCGTGCGGCGCATCGCCGACGGCGAGCCCTGTACCTGGTTCCTCACCCCGTCGAACCCCGTCACCGCCCGCAAGAAATGGATCGCCGGCTCGTTGGAGCCGCGCGGCACGTTGCATATCGACGCCGGCGCGGCGCGGGCGCTGCGCCAGGGCAAGAGCCTGCTGCCGGCCGGCGTCACCCGCATCGACGGCAGTTTCGCGCGCGGCGATTGCGTGACGATCCGCGACGCGTTGGGGCGCGAAATCGGCCGCGGCCTTGTCGCCTACGACGCGCTGCACGCCGAGCAGATCAAGGGGCGGCAAAGCCAGGAGATCGAAACGGTGCTGGGCTTTACCGGCCGCGCCGAGATGATTCACCGTGACGACATGGTCCTCGCGGGTGAGTGA
- the obgE gene encoding GTPase ObgE, with protein MKFLDQAKIYIRSGNGGAGCVSFRREKFIEFGGPDGGDGGRGGDVVAECVQGLNTLIDYRFQQHFKAQTGVHGMGKNRAGARGADLVLKVPAGTQIFEEDNETLIADLTEIGQRVVLAKGGNGGFGNAHFQTSTNQAPRRANPGQLGIEMTIWLRLKLIADAGLIGLPNAGKSTFLATVSAAKPKIADYPFTTLHPGLGVVRNDGREFVLADIPGLIEGAHEGLGLGDRFLGHIERCRVMLHLIDAAGDHAGKAYKTVRGELEAYGQGLEAKPEIVALSRVDTVDAETLKKQMDRLKRAIKSSGPALEDGEKPRAPITLSSATNTHVVETLRALQQVIDLAKEPEKRAAVEQDWRP; from the coding sequence ATGAAATTCCTCGATCAAGCAAAAATCTACATCCGCTCGGGCAACGGCGGCGCCGGCTGCGTGTCGTTCCGGCGCGAAAAATTTATCGAATTCGGCGGGCCGGACGGCGGTGACGGCGGCCGCGGCGGCGATGTCGTGGCCGAATGTGTGCAGGGCCTGAACACGCTCATCGATTACCGATTCCAACAGCATTTCAAGGCGCAGACCGGTGTGCACGGCATGGGCAAGAACCGCGCCGGCGCGCGCGGCGCCGATCTGGTGCTGAAAGTGCCGGCCGGCACGCAGATCTTCGAAGAGGACAACGAGACGCTGATCGCCGACCTCACCGAGATCGGCCAACGCGTCGTTCTCGCCAAGGGCGGCAACGGCGGTTTCGGCAATGCGCATTTCCAGACTTCGACCAATCAGGCGCCGCGCCGCGCCAATCCCGGCCAGTTGGGCATCGAGATGACGATCTGGCTGCGGCTGAAACTGATCGCCGATGCCGGGCTGATCGGCCTGCCGAACGCGGGCAAGAGCACGTTCCTCGCAACCGTCTCCGCCGCCAAGCCGAAGATCGCCGATTACCCCTTCACCACGCTGCACCCGGGCCTTGGCGTCGTGCGCAACGACGGGCGCGAATTCGTGCTGGCCGACATCCCCGGCTTGATCGAGGGCGCGCATGAAGGCCTCGGCCTCGGCGACCGTTTCCTAGGCCATATCGAGCGCTGCCGGGTGATGCTGCATCTGATCGATGCGGCCGGCGACCACGCGGGCAAAGCCTACAAGACCGTGCGCGGCGAGCTCGAAGCCTATGGCCAGGGGCTCGAGGCGAAGCCCGAAATCGTCGCGCTGTCGCGCGTTGACACGGTGGATGCCGAGACCTTGAAAAAGCAAATGGACCGGCTGAAGCGCGCGATCAAATCGAGCGGCCCGGCGCTCGAGGACGGCGAAAAGCCGCGTGCCCCGATCACGCTCTCATCCGCCACCAACACCCATGTGGTGGAGACCTTGCGCGCGCTGCAGCAGGTGATTGATTTGGCGAAGGAGCCGGAGAAACGCGCCGCAGTCGAGCAGGACTGGCGACCGTAG